In Drosophila bipectinata strain 14024-0381.07 chromosome 2R, DbipHiC1v2, whole genome shotgun sequence, one genomic interval encodes:
- the Adgf-E gene encoding adenosine deaminase 2-A isoform X2 has translation MTALLSCRWQSARLVKRAVPTVTRSLHHHIDTLSLAELLGATNLRKRTPEDYKVLREIYTSFERYNAVGNDIQLTLKERTANEMIMCEKKREYEKGIMDPTKFAPGYHIFEVLHKVQESPLFQMLQKMPKGGALKLIDSSISSLDWVIKVTYRENLWVCTTNNGCHIEEFRFSKEKPKDSDSKDGEWQTMAQLREYRGEENLKKYLLTRLSMYPLTSFTTNDHAWQHLMGIFYLLQGLLRYAGVWGDYFYNALKEFYADGVQYIELRSLIPSLYCLDGSRLPARVAVEIYRDTLRQFKEENPGFIGCKLIYANLRHVEPNVVAQYVKECTELNSFQAL, from the exons ATGACGGCTCTGTTGTCCTGTCGTTGGCAGTCCGCCAGGCTGGTCAAGAGGGCCGTTCCAACTGTCACCCGATCCCTGCACCACCACATAGACACCCTTTCCCTGGCCGAACTGCTGGGCGCTACCAATCTGCGTAAGAGAACGCCCGAGGACTACAAGGTACTCCGCGAAATCTACACCTCCTTCGAGCGCTACAATGCCGTAGGCAATGACATTCAGCTGACATTGAAGGAGCGCACCGCCAACGAAATGATCATGTGCGAGAAGAAACGAGAGTACGAGAAGGGCATCATGGACCCCACCAAGTTCGCCCCAGGCTATCACATCTTTGAGGTCTTGCATAAAGTTCAGGAGTCGCCACTCTTCCAAATGCTGCAGAAGATGCCCAAGGGCGGGGCTCTCAAGCTCATAGACTCCTCCATCAGCAGCCTGGACTGGGTCATTAAAGTCACCTATAGGGAGAACCTCTGGGTCTGCACCACCAACAACGGTTGCCACATCGAGGAGTTTCGTTTCTCGAAGGAGAAGCCAAAGGACTCTGACTCCAAGGACGGCGAGTGGCAGACGATGGCGCAACTGAGGGAGTATCGCGGCGAGGAAAATCTTAAGAAGTACCTGCTAACACGCCTCAGCATGTATCCTCTCACCAGCTTCACCACCAACGACCATGCCTGGCAGCACCTGATGGGCATCTTCTATCTGCTGCAGGGCCTCCTCCGGTATGCCGGAGTCTGGGGCGATTACTTCTACAACGCCCTTAAAGAGTTCTATGCGGATGGGGTGCAGTACATAGAGCTCCGGTCGCTAATACCGAGTCTCTACTGTCTGGACGGTAGCCGTTTGCCCGCCAGGGTTGCCGTGGAAATATACAGGGACACACTGCGTCAGTTCAAGGAGGAGAATCCCGGTTTCATAGGTTGCAAGTTGATCTACGCCAATCTGAGGCATGTGGAACCCAATGTTGTGGCACAGTACGTCAAGGAGTGCACAGAATTGAAT AGTTTCCAGGCTTTGTAA
- the Adgf-E gene encoding adenosine deaminase 2 isoform X1 — translation MTALLSCRWQSARLVKRAVPTVTRSLHHHIDTLSLAELLGATNLRKRTPEDYKVLREIYTSFERYNAVGNDIQLTLKERTANEMIMCEKKREYEKGIMDPTKFAPGYHIFEVLHKVQESPLFQMLQKMPKGGALKLIDSSISSLDWVIKVTYRENLWVCTTNNGCHIEEFRFSKEKPKDSDSKDGEWQTMAQLREYRGEENLKKYLLTRLSMYPLTSFTTNDHAWQHLMGIFYLLQGLLRYAGVWGDYFYNALKEFYADGVQYIELRSLIPSLYCLDGSRLPARVAVEIYRDTLRQFKEENPGFIGCKLIYANLRHVEPNVVAQYVKECTELNKEFPGFVIGFDLVGQEDKEHPLSRYVPELLKLPDHIDFYFHAGQTNWYGSHVDENLIDAILLGAKRISHGYTITKHPILMNLAKYMNIAFEVCPVSNQVLQLGSDYRNHPAATLIAENVPMVISSANPALWRAKPLSHDFYMAFLGIAPMNADLKFLKRTAKNSLRFSSLKDEGKAKGMLKWKKEWDEWVDLIVEGKLMVDEKGSSKKENTPKTSK, via the exons ATGACGGCTCTGTTGTCCTGTCGTTGGCAGTCCGCCAGGCTGGTCAAGAGGGCCGTTCCAACTGTCACCCGATCCCTGCACCACCACATAGACACCCTTTCCCTGGCCGAACTGCTGGGCGCTACCAATCTGCGTAAGAGAACGCCCGAGGACTACAAGGTACTCCGCGAAATCTACACCTCCTTCGAGCGCTACAATGCCGTAGGCAATGACATTCAGCTGACATTGAAGGAGCGCACCGCCAACGAAATGATCATGTGCGAGAAGAAACGAGAGTACGAGAAGGGCATCATGGACCCCACCAAGTTCGCCCCAGGCTATCACATCTTTGAGGTCTTGCATAAAGTTCAGGAGTCGCCACTCTTCCAAATGCTGCAGAAGATGCCCAAGGGCGGGGCTCTCAAGCTCATAGACTCCTCCATCAGCAGCCTGGACTGGGTCATTAAAGTCACCTATAGGGAGAACCTCTGGGTCTGCACCACCAACAACGGTTGCCACATCGAGGAGTTTCGTTTCTCGAAGGAGAAGCCAAAGGACTCTGACTCCAAGGACGGCGAGTGGCAGACGATGGCGCAACTGAGGGAGTATCGCGGCGAGGAAAATCTTAAGAAGTACCTGCTAACACGCCTCAGCATGTATCCTCTCACCAGCTTCACCACCAACGACCATGCCTGGCAGCACCTGATGGGCATCTTCTATCTGCTGCAGGGCCTCCTCCGGTATGCCGGAGTCTGGGGCGATTACTTCTACAACGCCCTTAAAGAGTTCTATGCGGATGGGGTGCAGTACATAGAGCTCCGGTCGCTAATACCGAGTCTCTACTGTCTGGACGGTAGCCGTTTGCCCGCCAGGGTTGCCGTGGAAATATACAGGGACACACTGCGTCAGTTCAAGGAGGAGAATCCCGGTTTCATAGGTTGCAAGTTGATCTACGCCAATCTGAGGCATGTGGAACCCAATGTTGTGGCACAGTACGTCAAGGAGTGCACAGAATTGAAT AAAGAGTTTCCAGGCTTTGTAATTGGTTTTGATTTGGTGGGTCAGGAGGATAAGGAACATCCACTGAGCCGGTATGTCCCAGAGCTGCTGAAGCTGCCCGACCACATAGACTTTTATTTCCACGCTGGCCAGACCAACTGGTACGGCTCCCACGTAGACGAGAACCTGATAGACGCCATACTGCTGGGGGCGAAGCGAATCTCCCACGGCTACACCATCACAAAGCACCCTATTCTGATGAATCTGGCCAAGTACATGAACATCGCCTTTGAGGTCTGTCCGGTGTCCAACCAAGTGCTCCAGCTTGGCTCCGACTATCGCAACCATCCGGCAGCCACTCTGATTGCCGAAAACGTGCCCATGGTGATCTCGTCAGCTAACCCTGCCCTTTGGAGGGCCAAGCCCTTGTCTCACGATTTCTATATGGCCTTTCTGGGCATAGCCCCGATGAACGCCGATCTAAAGTTCCTCAAGCGTACCGCCAAGAACTCGTTGCGCTTCAGCTCCCTCAAGGACGAGGGCAAGGCCAAGGGCATGCTGAAGTGGAAGAAGGAATGGGACGAGTGGGTCGACCTGATTGTGGAAGGAAAGCTCATGGTCGACGAGAAGGGGAGCTCCAAAAAAGAGAACACACCTAAAACTTCTAAATAG
- the LOC108121365 gene encoding actin-binding protein IPP: MESHFVDHMGSGDVLPMEPKLPELSLKEYRNEHRLEPLQKDLKLPKQKNIVEALDEFWKNSEHCDFLVRIGEYTFPCQRLVLMAYIDSLRNNPDVFDLKLPEDLVSPDIFITLYRWMTDKDILIKRSEIIQLLSVANHLKIEELLHQIWTCLNSDEFCEHGAYQVAEEVLHFKELKELHCPLLMRIQGFFLTFVSSKEFLQLEPESLCFMLSSNEIAVNSESEVFYAAIRWLNHNWPFRLKHVTEVLEKVRLLRMPKKLVKLLESPRGEYQVDRVTQLAEVKKSLEEISFAQILMQHNDGTSLFGEISEIFHVTVPQARKFICHDLSPYHHSDPNVPGRVFSYSDFLNYLALLQTLPPDTLPQLLRRT; the protein is encoded by the exons ATGGAATCTCATTTTGTAGACCACATGGGCAGTGGTGATGTCCTGCCCATGGAACCCAAATTACCTGAACTTAGTTTAAAGGAATATCGAAACGAACATCGACTGGAGCCGCTGCAAAAGGATCTCAAGTTGCCCAAGCAAAAGAACATCGTCGAGGCACTTGatgaattttggaaaaattcaGAGCATTGTGATTTCCTGGTTAGGATCGGGGAATACACATTTCCCTGCCAGCGACTGGTTCTAATGGCCTACATAGATTCTCTCCGTAATAATCCGGATGTCTTCGATTTGAAACTACCGGAGGACCTGGTGTCCCCGGACATCTTCATCACCCTATATCGCTGGATGACTGACAAGGATATTCTTATAAAGCGCTCGGAGATCATACAGCTTCTGTCGGTGGCCAACCACCTGAAAATCGAAGAGCTGCTTCACCAAATCTGGACTTGCCTGAATTCGGATGAATTCTGTGAGCATGGCGCATATCAAGTGGCCGAGGAGGTCCTACACTTCAAGGAATTGAAGGAACTGCACTGTCCCCTGCTGATGCGAATCCAGGGCTTCTTTCTTACTTTCGTGTCCAGCAAGGAGTTCCTGCAACTAGAACCCGAAAGCCTGTGTTTTATGCTCTCCTCGAACGAAATTGCCGTCAACAGCGAGAGTGAAGTTTTTTACGCCGCCATTCGATGGCTAAATCACAATTGGCCATTCAGGCTGAAGCACGTTACGGAGGTCCTGGAAAAGGTGCGTCTGCTGAGGATGCCCAAAAAGTTGGTCAAGTTGTTGGAGTCACCGAGGGGAGAATACCAAGTGGATCGGGTGACTCAGCTAGCAGAGGTGAAGAAGAGCCTGGAGGAGATTAG TTTCGCTCAAATACTGATGCAGCACAATGATGGAACGTCGTTGTTTGGCGAGATTTCTGAGATCTTTCACGTGACCGTGCCCCAAGCTCGAAAGTTCATATGTCATGACCTGTCACCGTACCATCACTCCGATCCGAATGTACCTGGCCGGGTGTTCAGCTACTCTGACTTCCTCAACTACCTGGCCCTGCTACAGACCCTGCCGCCGGATACTTTGCCGCAGCTGCTGCGCAGAACTTGA